The following are from one region of the Corylus avellana chromosome ca1, CavTom2PMs-1.0 genome:
- the LOC132166933 gene encoding putative ubiquitin-conjugating enzyme E2 38, producing MHSIKCWPWITVDFFNQKVDPTNPLLKSVEGTFLPIPYGTFVSPNTQTYESSNPMALSANGEIEEAIDAHFKRFDVVSDESDHSYLNLNRPKKDGGDCFINGNSRTHKKIMQEWRILEKNLPETIFVRAYEKRIDLLRAVIVGAAGTPYHDGLFFFDLAFPPDYSTSPPQVHFRSYGMRLNPNLYANGRVCLSLLNTWAGKKSEKWNPCESTVLQVLLSIQALVLNEKPYFNEPGHGMLGRAIWEKKSQAYNEDVFILSCKTMLFLIRRPPRNFEDLVVRHFRERGDWILRACDAYRGGLQRVGYYGSYGSSSSSSSCSSSSTSVDVSEKFKGSMEKLYPELVAAFHRGGASVGNFVERLNVERKTAPSSSKAAQVVVKNKHGGGFARRVIRTIKKALGLKRKKKSGKSDGDVTKKDSS from the coding sequence ATGCATAGCATTAAGTGTTGGCCCTGGATCACCgttgatttttttaatcaaaaggTGGACCCCACTAATCCCCTGTTAAAATCAGTGGAAGGAACATTCCTACCAATCCCATATGGTACTTTTGTCTCTCCCAACACGCAGACATACGAATCATCAAATCCAATGGCACTCTCTGCGAACGGCGAGATTGAAGAAGCGATCGACGCGCATTTCAAGCGATTCGACGTCGTTTCGGACGAGTCCGACCACTCCTACCTCAACCTGAACCGCCCCAAAAAGGACGGCGGAGATTGCTTCATCAACGGGAACAGTAGGACCCACAAGAAGATCATGCAGGAGTGGAGGATCCTAGAGAAGAACCTCCCCGAGACGATCTTCGTGCGGGCCTACGAGAAGCGCATCGATCTGCTCAGGGCGGTGATCGTCGGCGCTGCGGGCACGCCGTACCACGATGGACTCTTCTTCTTCGACTTGGCCTTCCCGCCCGATTACTCCACCAGCCCGCCCCAGGTCCATTTCCGCTCGTACGGGATGAGGCTGAACCCGAACCTCTACGCCAACGGGAGGGTCTGCTTGTCGCTGCTCAACACCTGGGCCGGTAAGAAGAGCGAGAAGTGGAACCCATGTGAGTCCACTGTGCTCCAGGTCTTGCTTTCGATTCAGGCGCTGGTTCTCAACGAGAAACCCTACTTTAACGAACCGGGTCACGGGATGTTGGGTCGGGCTATCTGGGAAAAGAAGTCGCAGGCTTATAACGAGGACGTGTTCATCTTGTCGTGCAAGACAATGCTATTTTTGATCCGAAGGCCACCGAGGAATTTCGAGGACCTTGTGGTCAGGCATTTTCGGGAGCGAGGGGATTGGATATTAAGGGCCTGTGATGCTTATAGAGGTGGGCTTCAGAGAGTCGGGTACTATGGGAGTTATgggtcatcatcatcatcatcatcgtgtTCTTCGTCTTCAACGAGCGTCGATGTGTCGGAGAAATTCAAAGGGTCTATGGAGAAGCTGTACCCGGAGCTTGTTGCGGCTTTTCATAGGGGCGGAGCTTCAGTGGGGAATTTCGTCGAACGGTTGAATGTCGAGAGAAAAACGGCGCCATCGTCGTCCAAGGCGGCTCAGGTGGTTGTGAAAAACAAGCACGGTGGTGGGTTTGCGAGGAGGGTCATTCGGACAATCAAGAAGGCATTGGGattgaagaggaagaagaagagtgggAAAAGCGATGGAGATGTGACCAAAAAGGACTCTTCTTGA
- the LOC132190869 gene encoding uncharacterized protein LOC132190869, translating into MEDEVSFQIRSMQPKHVCGRKYKSSIVNSTWIANQLIEKFKVQPNMPLEVIQHEVKEKWRVDVTPSIMYRARRKAGKQIYGKLEGQYGRLWDYCETLRKTNKGTCIMMKVERPNPNLPPRFQRLYVSLAAMKKGFIEGCRPIIGVDGCFLKGAFKGQLLAAVSRDGNNNMYPIAFAVVEAETKDSWIWFLETLVSDLGTHDRHARPTFISDRQKGLIPALNEVLPMADHRFCVRHLYANFKNEGHKGVAFKEMLWGAASAYTEGEFTAYMEGLRGMNKDAYEYLNRVDPSCWSRAWFSEYSKCDLLVNNICECFNSYILKARDKPILTMLEMIRKKLMRRYQAKREGIEKLTGKLCPRIVTKLEEIGIAASDCVAVYAGEYMFEVTCPTGKQFVVDLRRKLCGCRQWEITGIPCPHAFCAILYDCGDSEDYVDECYTIERYKKAYAPIIYPMPSEEQWIKTQHDHLEPPTSRLQPGRPKKQRKRGPDESRDPKNPNRMRKFGARMRCSKCKVLGHNKRACPTNMSGASNYKGPTTPASSATNACNRGGPLVGISRGPEGTANVSVLKIKSTISDNAVAIRQVPPPGPPASRTRQSDRLKGICPSTPINPGVPIHIDLTGQVASSRAETQPKGKRIVTTIEKGIGVMEAKKKKMMKPNWKH; encoded by the exons ATGGAGGACGAAGTATCCTTCCAAATTAGGTCTATGCAACCCAAACATGTTTGTGGCAGGAAATACAAGAGTTCAATAGTTAACTCTACTTGGATAGCAAATCAACTGATTGAGAAGTTTAAGGTTCAACCAAACATGCCTTTGGAAGTGATACAACATGAGGTGAAGGAAAAATGGAGGGTTGATGTGACTCCGAGCATAATGTATCGGGCTAGGAGAAAAGCTGGGAAACAAATTTATGGTAAATTGGAGGGTCAATATGGTAGGTTGTGGGACTACTGTGAGACCTTGAGAAAGACCAATAAGGGTACTTGTATCATGATGAAGGTTGAGAGACCAAACCCTAATTTGCCTCCTAGGTTTCAAAGATTATACGTTTCTCTTGCTGCAATGAAGAAAGGATTTATAGAGGGGTGTAGGCCTATAATAGGGGTGGATGGATGCTTCCTTAAAGGTGCATTTAAAGGTCAACTCTTGGCTGCTGTGAGTAGGGATGGcaacaacaacatgtaccctATTGCATTTGCTGTTGTTGAAGCTGAGACGAAAGACAGTTGGATTTGGTTCTTGGAAACCCTTGTCTCAGATCTTGGGACACATGATCGGCATGCTAGGCCTACATTTATTTCTGATCGACAGAAG gGCCTTATACCTGCATTGAATGAAGTGCTTCCAATGGCAGACCACCGGTTTTGTGTTAGGCATCTCTATGCCAACTTTAAAAATGAAGGGCATAAAGGAGTAGCATTCAAGGAAATGCTATGGGGTGCAGCGTCTGCTTACACTGAAGGAGAGTTTACTGCATATATGGAGGGGTTGAGGGGAATGAACAAAGATGCCTACGAGTACTTGAACAGAGTGGATCCTAGTTGCTGGTCAAGAGCATGGTTTAGTGAGTATTCTAAGTGTGACCTCCTTGTTAACAACATTTGTGAGTGTTTCAATTCCTATATTCTTAAAGCCCGTGACAAACCTATATTGACAATGCTTGAGAtgataaggaaaaaattaatGAGAAGGTACCAAGCTAAAAGAGAGGGCATTGAGAAATTGACTGGAAAGTTATGTCCTAGGATAGTCACAAAGCTGGAAGAAATTGGGATAGCTGCATCAGATTGTGTTGCAGTTTATGCTGGGGAATACATGTTTGAGGTTACTTGTCCGACTGGGAAACAATTTGTGGTGGACTTGAGAAGGAAATTATGTGGTTGTAGGCAATGGGAAATTACAGGTATCCCATGTCCTCATGCATTTTGTGCTATACTATATGATTGCGGGGATTCTGAGGATTATGTGGATGAGTGTTATACAATAGAAAGGTACAAGAAGGCATATGCCCCAATTATCTACCCAATGCCTAGTGAGGAACAATGGATCAAGACACAACATGACCATTTGGAACCCCCTACCTCAAGATTGCAGCCGGGTAGACCTAAGAAGCAAAGAAAGAGGGGTCCAGATGAGAGTAGAGATCCAAAAAATCCAAATAGAATGAGGAAATTTGGAGCAAGGATGAGATGCTCTAAGTGTAAGGTTCTGGGACATAACAAAAGGGCATGTCCAACCAACATGAGTGGGGCATCCAATTATAAAGGACCTACCACGCCTGCATCAAGT GCAACAAACGCATGTAACCGTGGTGGTCCACTAGTTGGTATTAGTCGTGGCCCAGAAGGTACTGCCAATGTTTCTGTGCTAAAG atTAAGAGTACGATTAGTGATAATGCAGTTGCTATAAGACAGGTTCCACCCCCAGGCCCACCTGCTTCAAGGACTCGACAGTCAGACAGGTTGAAGGGAATTTGCCCTAGCACTCCCATAAATCCGGGTGTACCTATTCATATTGATCTTACAGGTCAGGTTGCATCCAGTCGTGCAGAAACCCAACCCAAAGGCAAACGTATTGTGACAACCATAGAGAAGGGCATTGGAGTCATGGaagccaagaagaaaaagatgatgaagCCTAATTGGAAACATTAG